In Aspergillus oryzae RIB40 DNA, chromosome 6, one genomic interval encodes:
- a CDS encoding putative C6 transcription factor (predicted protein) produces the protein MDPLVSSHQATGEGIILSPGTHSLSESSYAAHPRFLELQEELRSALFTAVADSTPKQSYLVEAPTEPGLSELRHDVDLFARSPVPKARLISYLKNWITECAPYLDKFDEARHFGVHIPILARESPGLFYAILAFSARQTERKAGLRNCHDSLELYQESIRWVSPGLQAKDPNVLVTACVLAVMELMSVSPQDWRRHVDGCAALFDCFNVNGFSGGHLQAVFWCYVRMELCGVIVSNGAERTVLPLDKWVPAGSMGGASESIEDNEKRVRELFLDQSRLTPDMHANWAVYLCAKACDLVCRRTRHLELGEFDTTDPRPFQEQWKRLWDELQFWLEQRPSAILPAKSTSMQGDRMFPEIFYAHQAAISSNQLYHTSCILLLEIKPPAILLPSSSHLTSSVWHARRVCGISLTNPHPGNLINAIQPLYIAGKLLTHRREHIAVAKLFRTIEQTTGWGALWRLRDLEAVWGYETNEILSVI, from the coding sequence ATGGATCCCCTTGTTTCATCTCATCAAGCAACGGGGGAGGGGATAATCCTCTCACCAGGAACGCATTCACTGTCGGAGAGCTCTTACGCAGCGCATCCACGTTTCCTTGAATTACAGGAGGAGCTCCGAAGTGCTCTTTTCACAGCCGTTGCTGATTCCACCCCAAAACAATCATACCTCGTCGAGGCGCCAACCGAGCCGGGCCTTTCTGAGCTCCGGCATGACGTAGATCTTTTTGCGAGGTCTCCCGTACCCAAGGCTCGATTGATCAGCTATCTGAAGAATTGGATCACAGAATGTGCGCCCTATCTCGACAAATTCGATGAAGCCCGCCACTTTGGGGTCCACATTCCGATTTTAGCGCGAGAATCCCCCGGATTATTCTACGCCatccttgccttttctgcccGGCAGACGGAAAGGAAGGCGGGTCTCCGCAACTGCCATGACAGTCTAGAGCTCTATCAGGAGTCAATCCGTTGGGTATCTCCCGGCTTGCAAGCAAAGGATCCAAATGTGCTGGTGACCGCCTGTGTTTTAGCGGTCATGGAGTTAATGTCCGTCAGTCCGCAAGATTGGAGACGTCACGTGGATGGCTGTGCGGCTTTGTTTGACTGCTTCAATGTCAACGGTTTCTCTGGAGGCCATTTACAAGCTGTCTTCTGGTGCTATGTTCGAATGGAGCTGTGTGGAGTCATTGTTTCCAACGGTGCAGAGAGGAcggttcttcctcttgaCAAGTGGGTTCCTGCTGGATCTATGGGCGGGGCTTCAGAAAGTATTGAGGACAACGAAAAACGTGTTCGGGAGCTATTTTTGGATCAGAGCCGTCTGACTCCAGATATGCACGCAAACTGGGCCGTATATCTGTGCGCCAAAGCATGCGATTTAGTGTGCAGGCGTACAAGGCACCTGGAACTAGGAGAATTCGACACTACTGACCCACGACCGTTCCAGGAGCAATGGAAGCGACTGTGGGACGAACTGCAATTTTGGCTGGAACAACGGCCGTCAGCGATTCTCCCCGCCAAGTCTACCAGTATGCAAGGGGATCGAATGTTTCCGGAGATTTTCTATGCTCACCAGGCGGCTATATCCAGCAATCAGTTGTATCACACATCCTGTATCCTGCTGCTGGAGATCAAACCCCCCGCGATACTGCTCCCCTCTTCAAGTCACTTGACGTCCTCTGTTTGGCACGCAAGGAGGGTATGCGGCATTTCGCTGACCAATCCACATCCGGGTAACCTCATTAATGCAATTCAGCCCTTATATATCGCTGGAAAGCTTTTGACTCATCGGCGCGAACACATAGCTGTGGCCAAGCTCTTCAGAACCATCGAGCAAACAACAGGATGGGGGGCGCTATGGCGACTTAGAGATCTTGAAGCAGTCTGGGGCTATGAGACGAACGAGATTCTATCAGTTATCTGA
- a CDS encoding cation-translocating P-type ATPase (Na+/K+ ATPase, alpha subunit), producing MPEGSKDSEGHRDNEVRPCRSMAIHAKIRLQAEALHRTKAAQVKSEIATDLSNLDWHTITVEELQKRWQVDASQGLSSEQVQRRLRQYGKNSLAALPHRWFWQIFGYFFKGFGAILLVGCVLVFVSWKPLGQPPSQANLALAIVLLAVFFIQAGFNAWQDWSSSRVMASITAMLPESCLVQRDGSQVTVDGPDIVPGDVVYLKAGNKLPADVRLIEVSNDASFDRSILTGESLPIHGTVDSTDDNYLETHCIGLQGTHCVSGNAKGIVVATADSTVFGGIAKLTNEPKKGLTTLEKEVLRFVLLIVLIMLTMIIVVVIVWATWLRVDHPDWINVPTLIVDCVSVAIAFIPEGLPIALTASLTITANLMRKNKILCKSLKTVETLGAVSVICSDKTGTLTRNKMFVTDCAISSSTLSPESARDRMVMDGKASGVHQLRAVAALCNAAEFDASSSTLPLVERHIYGDATDQAILRFSESLGPVSELRQAWKMTYELPFNSKNKFMVRTFNAAQPNGYGLALSAAEAVQFRQSDGLLTIKGAPDILIERCTHTIGLDGNVEALDDNMRRKMLEVKDRWSSEGRRVILLARKILPAAEILVHPSSREFESEMMTQAKTGLVLVGLVGIVDPPREEIPDVIKTLRRAGIRIFMVTGDFGLTALAIARQCGIVTTESTVDTVASLHRSTHIAEKIPPSTPSPAIVVSGPELMSLDDCQWDQLCRYQEIVFARTTPEQKLRIVREFRARDEIVGMTGDGVNDAPSLKAADIGIALGSGSDIAIEASDMVLLDSFSAVVEAVQYGRVVFDNLKKTIVYLLPAGSFSEFWPVFTNVMFGLPQVLSSFLMIIICCFTDCAAATVLAYEAPEADVLLRPPRKPKRDRLVNWKLVFHAYGILGMLESVASFAMAYWYLERSGIPFSALWFKFGAVPSNVDPDYYQARLNEASSIYFINLVVMQWFNLMAVRTRRLSIFQHPPAFNKDTQNLLLFPAIAFALCMAIFWLYVPPFQEVLDTSSVPAEHYFLPAAFGLGILCLDELRKAAVRRWPKGILARCAW from the exons GCAAGAACTCCCTCGCTGCCCTACCTCATCGATGGTTCTGGCAGATATTTGGATACTTTTTCAAAGGTTTTGGAGCCATCCTTCTTGTCGGATGTGTTCTCGTCTTCGTGTCGTGGAAGCCCCTCGGCCAACCACCGTCACAAGCAAACTTGGCTCTAGCTATCGTCCTGCTTGCTGTGTTTTTTATCCAGGCTGGGTTCAATGCTTGGCAAGATTGGTCCTCTTCCCGGGTTATGGCATCTATCACCGCCATGTTGCCGGAAAGTTGCTTGGTTCAGAGAGACGGTTCCCAGGTCACCGTTGATGGACCAGACATCGTTCCGGGCGATGTTGTCTACCTCAAAGCCGGAAACAAGCTACCCGCCGATGTGCGGCTTATTGAAGTCTCAAACGACGCAAGCTTCGATCGGTCCATTCTCACTG GCGAGTCGCTACCGATTCACGGCACTGTGGATTCGACCGATGATAACTACCTTGAGACACATTGCATCGGTCTCCAGGGCACACATTGTGTTTCTGGAAATGCGAAGGGAATCGTCGTCGCCACCGCTGATTCGACGGTCTTTGGTGGTATCGCTAAATTAACGAACGAGCCAAAAAAAGGCCTGACAACTCTGGAGAAAGAAGTCCTGCGGTTTGTCCTACTGATTGTGCTTATCATGTTGACTATGATCATTGTCGTAGTCATTGTATGGGCAACTTGGCTCAGAGTCGATCATCCGGACTGGATCAATGTTCCTACTCTGATTGTTGACTGCGTCAGTGTCGCGATTGCGTTTATTCCAGAGGGCCTGCCAATTGCGCTGACTGCTAGCTTGACTATCACTGCTAATCTCATGCGAAAGAATAAGATCCTTTGCAAGTCGCTAAAAACAGTGGAAACCCTAGGTGCTGTGTCCGTTATTTGCTCCGACAAAACTGGCACTTTGACAAGG AACAAAATGTTCGTCACTGATTGTGCGATATCCAGCTCAACCCTGAGCCCGGAGTCGGCAAGAGACCGGATGGTGATGGACGGAAAGGCATCTGGCGTCCACCAACTCCGTGCTGTGGCCGCTTTGTGCAATGCGGCCGAGTTTGAtgcttcctcctccaccctgCCTCTTGTTGAGAGACATATATATGGAGATGCCACAGACCAGGCTATCCTCAGGTTCTCTGAGAGCTTAGGTCCCGTTTCGGAGCTACGTCAGGCGTGGAAGATGACCTACGAACTGCCATTCAATAGCAAAAACAAATTCATGGTCCGCACGTTTAATGCGGCACAACCCAACGGATATGGATTGGCACTCTCGGCAGCTGAAGCAGTGCAGTTTAGACAAAGTGACGGTCTCTTAACAATCAAGGGTGCCCCAGACATCTTGATTGAGCGGTGCACGCATACTATTGGCCTGGATGGTAATGTGGAGGCGCTTGACGACAATATGCGAAGGAAAATGCTCGAGGTGAAAGACCGCTGGTCCAGCGAAGGCCGACGTGTCATTCTACTTGCTCGCAAaattcttccagcagcagaaaTCCTTGTACATCCGTCTTCTCGTGAATTTGAGTCTGAAATGATGACCCAAGCAAAGACTGGCTTAGTTCTTGTCGGTCTAGTTGGCATCGTTGATCCGCCTAGGGAAGAGATCCCCGACGTTATCAAGACGCTGAGACGGGCTGGGATTAGGATCTTTATG GTAACCGGCGATTTTGGGCTGACTGCTTTGGCTATCGCACGGCAATGCGGCATTGTGACAACTGAAAGCACAGTTGACACTGTAGCCTCCCTACATAGGTCTACCCATATAGCTGAGAAGATTCCTCCATCGACACCTTCGCCCGCGATCGTCGTAAGTGGACCTGAGCTTATGTCCTTGGATGACTGTCAGTGGGACCAGCTCTGTCGATACCAGGAAATTGTTTTCGCAAGAACTACACCAGAACAGAAGCTTCGCATTGTCAGGGAGTTCCGTGCACGGGACGAGATTGTCGGTATGACTGGGGATGGAGTCAATGACGCTCCATCTCTCAAGGCTGCCGACATTGGAATTGCTCTAGGTAGTGGCTCTGACATTGCCATAGAAGCTTCTGACATGGTCCTTCTGGACAGCTTTTCGGCAGTTGTGGAAGCCGTGCAGTATGGTCGGGTTGTTTTTGATAACCTAAAAAAGACCATTGTTTACTTGCTGCCTGCTGGTTCCTTTTCCGAATTCTGGCCTGTCTTCACTAATGTTATGTTTGGCCTTCCTCAAGTTCTCTCGTCATTcctcatgatcatcatctg CTGCTTCACCGACTGCGCCGCCGCTACCGTTCTAGCCTACGAAGCCCCGGAAGCCGACGTTCTTCTGCGTCCACCACGCAAGCCCAAGCGCGACCGTCTCGTGAACTGGAAGTTAGTATTCCACGCTTATGGTATTCTCGGTATGCTGGAAAGTGTGGCCTCCTTCGCCATGGCATATTGGTACCTCGAACGCAGCGGGATCCCATTTTCAGCGTTATGGTTCAAATTCGGAGCCGTTCCCTCGAACGTAGACCCGGACTACTACCAGGCCCGTCTAAACGAGGCCAGTTCGATCTACTTCATCAACTTGGTCGTCAT GCAATGGTTCAACCTGATGGCTGTTCGAACCCGCCGCCTATCCATCTTCCAGCATCCTCCGGCCTTCAACAAGGATACGCAAaatctccttcttttcccggcGATTGCTTTCGCTCTCTGCATGGCCATCTTCTGGTTATATGTTCCTCCTTTCCAGGAGGTATTGGATACAAGTAGCGTGCCAGCAGAGCATTATTTCTTACCTGCTGCTTTTGGCTTGGGTATTCTTTGTCTGGATGAGTTGCGTAAAGCGGCGGTCCGGAGGTGGCCGAAAGGAATTTTGGCTAGATGTGCTTGGTAG